Proteins encoded in a region of the Raphanus sativus cultivar WK10039 chromosome 8, ASM80110v3, whole genome shotgun sequence genome:
- the LOC108822068 gene encoding guanine nucleotide-binding protein subunit beta isoform X2 has translation MSVSEIKERHAVATETVNNLRERLIQRRLQLLDTDVANYTAAQGRSPVKFGATDLVCCRTLQGHTGKVHSLDWTRESNRVVSASQDGRLIVWNALTSQKTHAIKLPCAWVMTCAFSPNGQTVACGGLLDSVCSIFSLSSTTADKDGTVPVSRMLSGHKGYVSCCRYVPNEDAHLITSSGDQTCVLWDVATGLKTSVFGGEFQSGHTADVLSVSISESDPTRFISGSCDTTARLWDTRAAGRAVQTFHGHKGDVNTVKFLPDGYRFGTGSEDGTCRLYDIRTGHQLQVYQPQGGDENLPVTSIAFSASGRLLFTGYASNNTCYVWDTLLGEVVLDLGELQDSHKNRISCLGMSADGSALCTGSWDSNLKIWAFGGHRRVI, from the exons ATGTCTGTCTCCGAGATCAAAGAGCGCCACGCCGTCGCAACAGAGACCGTTAATAACCTCCGTGAGAGACTTATACAGAGACGCCTCCAGCTGCTCGACACGGATG TGGCCAATTACACGGCGGCGCAAGGTCGTTCTCCGGTGAAATTCGGAGCGACGGATTTAGTTTGTTGCCGTACTCTTCAAGGACACACGGGGAAG GTCCATTCACTGGACTGGACGCGGGAGAGTAACCGTGTTGTCAGTGCATCTCAAGACGGTAGATTAATCGTGTGGAACGCTCTAACGAGTCAGAAAACTCATGCAATCAAACTCCCTTGTGCATGGGTTATGACATGTGCCTTCTCTCCCAATGGTCAGACCGTTGCGTGCGGTGGGTTGTTGGACAGTGTTTGTTCTATCTTCAGTCTTAGCTCGACGACCGCTGACAAGGACGGAACTGTGCCTGTTTCGAGAATGCTCAGTGGACACAAAGGGTACGTTTCGTGCTGTCGGTATGTACCAAATGAGGATGCTCATCTGATTACCAGCTCAGGTGATCAGACATGTGTCTTGTGGGATGTTGCTACTGGTCTTAAAACTTCTGTCTTTGGCGGCGAGTTTCAGTCTGGACATACTGCTGATGTACTAAG TGTCTCAATCAGCGAATCAGACCCAACTCGGTTCATATCTGGCTCGTGTGATACCACTGCACGCTTGTGGGACACTCGCGCTGCAGGCAGAGCAGTGCAGACGTTTCATGGGCACAAAGGAGATGTTAATACTGTCAAGTTCCTTCCGGACGGGTATAGGTTTGGGACTGGATCAGAAGATGGAACGTGCAGGTTGTATGACATTAGGACTGGTCATCAACTCCAGGTGTATCAGCCACAAGGTGGTGACGAGAACCTACCTGTGACCTCCATCGCATTCTCTGCCTCGGGGAGGCTTCTTTTCACTGGCTACGCGAGTAACAACACCTGCTACGTTTGGGATACTCTCTTGGGAGAG GTTGTATTGGATTTGGGGGAGTTGCAGGATTCACACAAGAATCGGATAAGCTGTTTGGGGATGTCAGCAGATGGAAGTGCCTTGTGTACAGGAAGTTGGGATTCAAATCTAAAG ATATGGGCGTTTGGAGGGCACAGGAGAGTGATCTGA
- the LOC108822068 gene encoding guanine nucleotide-binding protein subunit beta isoform X1 produces the protein MSVSEIKERHAVATETVNNLRERLIQRRLQLLDTDVLTVANYTAAQGRSPVKFGATDLVCCRTLQGHTGKVHSLDWTRESNRVVSASQDGRLIVWNALTSQKTHAIKLPCAWVMTCAFSPNGQTVACGGLLDSVCSIFSLSSTTADKDGTVPVSRMLSGHKGYVSCCRYVPNEDAHLITSSGDQTCVLWDVATGLKTSVFGGEFQSGHTADVLSVSISESDPTRFISGSCDTTARLWDTRAAGRAVQTFHGHKGDVNTVKFLPDGYRFGTGSEDGTCRLYDIRTGHQLQVYQPQGGDENLPVTSIAFSASGRLLFTGYASNNTCYVWDTLLGEVVLDLGELQDSHKNRISCLGMSADGSALCTGSWDSNLKIWAFGGHRRVI, from the exons ATGTCTGTCTCCGAGATCAAAGAGCGCCACGCCGTCGCAACAGAGACCGTTAATAACCTCCGTGAGAGACTTATACAGAGACGCCTCCAGCTGCTCGACACGGATG TTTTGACAGTGGCCAATTACACGGCGGCGCAAGGTCGTTCTCCGGTGAAATTCGGAGCGACGGATTTAGTTTGTTGCCGTACTCTTCAAGGACACACGGGGAAG GTCCATTCACTGGACTGGACGCGGGAGAGTAACCGTGTTGTCAGTGCATCTCAAGACGGTAGATTAATCGTGTGGAACGCTCTAACGAGTCAGAAAACTCATGCAATCAAACTCCCTTGTGCATGGGTTATGACATGTGCCTTCTCTCCCAATGGTCAGACCGTTGCGTGCGGTGGGTTGTTGGACAGTGTTTGTTCTATCTTCAGTCTTAGCTCGACGACCGCTGACAAGGACGGAACTGTGCCTGTTTCGAGAATGCTCAGTGGACACAAAGGGTACGTTTCGTGCTGTCGGTATGTACCAAATGAGGATGCTCATCTGATTACCAGCTCAGGTGATCAGACATGTGTCTTGTGGGATGTTGCTACTGGTCTTAAAACTTCTGTCTTTGGCGGCGAGTTTCAGTCTGGACATACTGCTGATGTACTAAG TGTCTCAATCAGCGAATCAGACCCAACTCGGTTCATATCTGGCTCGTGTGATACCACTGCACGCTTGTGGGACACTCGCGCTGCAGGCAGAGCAGTGCAGACGTTTCATGGGCACAAAGGAGATGTTAATACTGTCAAGTTCCTTCCGGACGGGTATAGGTTTGGGACTGGATCAGAAGATGGAACGTGCAGGTTGTATGACATTAGGACTGGTCATCAACTCCAGGTGTATCAGCCACAAGGTGGTGACGAGAACCTACCTGTGACCTCCATCGCATTCTCTGCCTCGGGGAGGCTTCTTTTCACTGGCTACGCGAGTAACAACACCTGCTACGTTTGGGATACTCTCTTGGGAGAG GTTGTATTGGATTTGGGGGAGTTGCAGGATTCACACAAGAATCGGATAAGCTGTTTGGGGATGTCAGCAGATGGAAGTGCCTTGTGTACAGGAAGTTGGGATTCAAATCTAAAG ATATGGGCGTTTGGAGGGCACAGGAGAGTGATCTGA
- the LOC108822067 gene encoding cyclase-associated protein 1: MDESLIKRLEAAVTRLEGLSSSGGGNNGGGVVTLSRGGDFSTDAAASDPSILAYDDLISQCVGRALTAAEKIGGPVLDVTKIVAEAFAAQKELLVRVKQTQKPDMAGLAGFLKPLNDVTMKADAMTQGRRSDYFNHLKAASDSLSALAWIAFTGKDCGMSMPIAHVEESWQMAEFYSNKVLVEYRNKDANHVEWAKALKELYLPGLRDYVKSHYPLGPVWNASGKPASAPAKGPPGAPAPPPAPLFSSESSKPSSSSNQKQGMSAVFQQLSSGSVTSGLKKVTDDMKTKNRADRSGAVSAVEKETRTTKPAVSKTGPPKMELQMGRKWAVENQVGKKDLVISECDSKQSVYVFGCKDSVLQIQGKVNNITIDKCTKMGVVFTDVVAAFEIVNCTNVEVQCQGSAPTVSVDNTTGCQLYLNKDSLETAITTAKSSEINVMVPGASPDGDWVEHALPQQYNHVFTEGKFETTPVSHSGA; the protein is encoded by the exons atggaCGAGAGTTTGATCAAGCGCCTCGAAGCTGCGGTTACGAGGCTCGAAGGCCTCTCTAGCAGCGGCGGCGGAAACAACGGAGGAGGAGTAGTTACTCTTTCCCGCGGAGGAGACTTCTCCACCGATGCCGCGGCGTCCGATCCgtcgattctggcttacgacgatCTGATCTCGCAATGCGTCGGCAGGGCTCTCACCGCGGCGGAGAAGATCGGCGGACCTGTGCTCGACGTGACGAAGATCGTCGCGGAAGCGTTCGCTGCGCAGAAGGAGCTCCTCGTTCGCGTCAAGCAGACTCAG AAGCCTGATATGGCTGGGCTGGCTGGATTTCTGAAGCCGTTGAATGATGTGACGATGAAAGCTGACGCGATGACTCAAGGGAGGAGGAGTGATTACTTCAATCACCTTAAGGCTGCTTCTGATAGTCTCTCTGCATTGGCTTGGATTGCTTTCACCGGAAAAGATTGTG GTATGAGTATGCCAATAGCTCATGTGGAAGAAAGCTGGCAGATGGCTGAGTTTTACAGCAATAAG GTTTTGGTGGAGTACCGCAACAAAGATGCTAATCATGTGGAATGGGCTAAGGCTTTGAAAGAGCTTTATTTACCTGGTTTAAGGGATTATGTTAAAAGTCATTACCCCTTGGGGCCTGTGTGGAATGCGTCAGGGAAGCCTGCTAGTGCTCCTGCAAAGGGTCCACCTGGTGCTCCTGCTCCTCCCCCAGCACCGCTCTTTAGTTCTGAATCTTCAAAGCCATCATCATCTTCGAACCAGAAGCAAGGGATGTCTGCTGTTTTCCAGCAGCTTAGCTCAGGTTCTGTGACCTCAG GTCTTAAAAAGGTGACGGATGATATGAAGACGAAGAACCGTGCTGATAGATCTGGAGCAGTGAGTGCCGTTGAGAAGGAAACTCGTACCACTAAGCCAGCCGTTTCGAAAACTGGACCACCGAAAATGGAACTTCAAATGGGTCGCAA GTGGGCTGTTGAGAACCAAGTTGGGAAGAAGGACTTGGTTATCAGCGAGTGTGATTCCAAACAGTCTGTGTATGTATTTGGTTGCAAAGATTCTGTCTTGCAGATACAAG GAAAAGTTAACAACATCACCATTGATAAATGCACCAAAATGGGTGTTGTCTTCACG GATGTTGTTGCTGCATTTGAGATTGTGAACTGCACCAACGTGGAAGTACAATGTCAG GGGTCAGCTCCCACAGTCTCTGTGGACAACACAACTGGCTGTCAGTTATACCTAAACAAAGACTCACTGGAGACAGCTATAACAACAGCTAAGTCGAGTGAGATCAATGTAATGGTCCCTGGTGCTTCCCCTGATGGAGATTGG GTGGAACATGCACTGCCTCAACAGTACAACCATGTGTTCACCGAAGGGAAGTTCGAGACAACGCCGGTCTCTCACTCAGGTGCCTAA